The genomic window TGTGTGAAATTCACTTCACAACAGATGTGAAACAGATGTTCCActtctttctgcacacttcctctgaataaacacatcaaCTCTTCAGCGGGAAAGTAGTTGTAAAATAGGGCGAATAAGCACAATTTAGCTAGCTTATAGTCTATAgctagctcaaattgagtatgcgagatctaaagtcagaattgcgagatctaaagtcagaataaagtcagaattgcgagatctaaagtcagaattgcgagatctaaagtcagaattgcgagatctaaagtcagaattgcgagatctaaagtcagaattgcgagatctaaagtcagaattgcgagatctaaagtcagaattgcgaggtctaaagtcagaattgcgaggtctaaagtcagaattgcgaggtctaaagtcagaattgcgaggtctaaagtcagaattgcgaggtctaaagtcagaattgcgaggtctaaagtcagaattgcgaggtctaaagtcagaattgcgaggtctaaagtcagaattgcgaggtctaaagtcagaattgcgaggtctaaagtcagaattgcgaggtctaaagtcagaattgcgaggtctaaagtcagaattgcgaggtctaaagtcagaattgcgaggtctaaagtcagaattgcgaggtctaaagtcagaattgcgaggtctaaagtcagaattgcgaggtctaaagtcagaattgcgaggtctaaagtcagaattgcgaggtctaaagtcagaattgcgaggtctaaagtcagaattgcgaggtctaaagtcagaattgcgaggtctaaagtcagatttttttttttttttccacttaccagattgtccgacctcctcactcactttgtTCCGATAAAAGTACAAAGATGTATCgtacagcgacgatgattttgtcctccattgtttcagATTTCTGCCTCCGCTCGCTACGCCGTTGTCACGTCACTACTacagcaagctcctgattggttaacgcgacGTGAATATTCGtgaaagttcagatttttcaactcacGCGAATCACACATTACACGCGTCAAAATGCCTGAAACGCTCAATTCGCCACAGGACGTCTATTTgcatctttgcattgacttaacatgtaaatcactcgcgcttaacGTTTCATTAatgtctggtgtgaacgcaccataagaGATTAAAAACCCCAGACATAGCTTGTCACCTGGTGTGATAGCAGGTCAAAGGTCACGCTTTAGTCCAGTCCAGTGTGGCGGTTTTCCACTAACCCCCAATCGAACGTCTCAGACCTTGTGTAGATGAACGTGACTCCGTGTTTCTCCTCAGAGGGAGACAGCTGTGAGTTCGGCTCACAGAAATACCTCATGCTCTGTGGCTTCGGAGGAATCCTCAGCTGTGGCACAACACACACGGCTGTGGTGCCCCTCGACCTGGTCAAGTGCCGAATGCAGGTCCGTGTGTGTGTTAGCCGGAGTCACCCGAGTGTGTCCGTGTGACCTGACCCCAGTGCAACCCCTCATCATCTGCATGTTAAGTGTCGTGTTGTGACGCATGAGCATGTGTGTGTTGTTCCCTCACGTCACAGAGACGGCCACAGGCGATAGCTGCGAGTTCGGCTCGGGGAAATACTACGCCCTCTGCGGGTTCGGGGGCATCTTGAGCTGTGGTATTACACACACGGCCGTCGTGCCCCTCGACTTGGTCAAGTGCCGTCTCCAGGTCTGTACTCTCCTCACTCCCCTTCATCAAGTTAAAGAGATGGCATCCGTGGCGAAGGGTCACTAGCACGTTTTTGGAGTGATTTGACTAACCAGCTAACAAATTTGATTTATATCGTTCTGagtttaaaatatgaaattaaagaaAGCACTGTTTTCTTCTCTAAAACAGGATATATTATGCAGAATGttcaagctgctcttttccataaaacatttaattgtgTGTTTCATGGAAGAAAGTAGTAttggtttggaacaatatgaggatgaatttctttaaattgATCCGTGACGCTCTGCCACTGATGTTATCCAAGTAACATTTGGTTTACCTTTTGATGTATTGTTGTTCCAGCATGTAAGTGAAAACTATTAACCGTGTTCCTTCATAATCAGCCGGTTCCTGCTGAAGTTCCTCTGTGGTTGTTTCTGACTGTCATTGCAATAACCGAATGCTGCGTTTAGGTGGATCCTGCTAAATACAAGAGCATCTTCAATGGATTCTCCGTCACGATCCGAGAGGATGGCATGCGAGGGTTGGCCAAGGGTTGGGCGCCCACCTTCATTGGATACTCCATGCAGGGGCTCTGCAAGTTCGGCTTTTACGAGGTGTTCAAGATCCTGTACGGTGACCTGCTAGGAGAGGTGAGATTAATGATGTGGCGTTTGAGAGACAGGTTAAAATACaatgaatttttaattttaatgaatattcTGAGTCATTCATTTGCAATATTTTGCTTTTGGGTGCAGATAGTTAAACTctcaaattaaatataataattcaatacTCATAATTGGTGATatgcacaaatatatatatatatttatttttttatgcatgttaattgtaaattatgtataatttatattaaatatagtttgtattacattactttttagagtaataatacattttaagtgtaaattaatataactaatattaataaataacacgcatatacacattttatatataataaaatgtgtgtatatgcgtgttatttattaatattaaattatatataatttatattaagtaTAGATTATATTTACTTAGTCATAAATTGTTACCTATTTTAAGTAatgtaaatatactttataaattattatatatttacattacattttggaGTAATATTactcaaaattaataatataactatTAATTTATAAGTAATAATATTGACCGCTATTTTTGTATGTGTACGTATTTTAgttgtatattatataatttatattaaatagtttatttacattaaaaagtaatgtaaatataaactatacttaaaataaagtatatataatttactacttgtatatttgttataaaaatacacttttaacacacacatatgtgtgtatatatatattatatatttatatatgtgtatttttataattaGCTACCAATATTATTGCTTATAAATTAAGCTATTATTAGAgtaatattacacacacacacacacacatataaatatatgtaatattgataactaataaaaattgatttatatattaaatattacttggtataaacataaatatatttattataagtaTTATTTAGAAgaataattactttttaaatgtatcttcttcttttttttacctATACACCATGCAGTCATTTTCCACAGTTTGAAAAATAAGCATGGCACTAAACCCAGTAGAAGCCGTGCTGTATACTCTGTCAGCTGATGCTCATGTGTTCTTCCTGTCCTCTTAACAGGAAAACGCATATTTGTGGAGAACCTCTCTGTATCTGGCTGCTTCTGCCAGCGCTGAGTTCTTCGCAGATATCGCTCTGGCCCCTATGGAGGCGTGTAAAGTGCGTATCCAGACGCAGCCTGGCTATGCCAACACCCTGAGAGAATGTGCCCCCAAGATGTACGCCGAGGAAGGGCTCTGGGCGTGAGTATCCTGCACTTCAAACCCATCTCAACACGCTCCTTAGATCCACCTCTGGGGAGTTTCTCCGCTCCGGTTCTgttctgctctctctctctgggaGCGGCAGGATCGGGCCGGAGGCTCCCAGCAGCTTCACTGCTGTACAGTCAGAGGTGCTTGAGTCATTGGCGTGTGAGATCAGTCTACCTGCTTACCCAGCATCCTCTCTGCCCTGAACCTTCTCAGGAAAACAGCAGGGCAGAACCGCTGGAGAGCAGACAATCTTTTTAAATAAGCCTTTTTATGTTGACTTGAGCACTCTTCTGAGAGTTCATGAGTGTGGATCTTCTGGCAGGTTCTACAAAGGTGTGGTTCCTCTGTGGATGAGACAGATCCCCTACACCATGATGAAGTTCGCCTGCTTCGAGCGCACCGTTGAGCTGCTGTACAAGTACGTGGTGCCCAAACCCCGCAGCGAATGCTCCAAATCCGAACAGCTGGTCGTCACTTTCGTTGCTGGTTACATCGGTAAGACTGATTTCTGAGCGCTGAATTGATTTAAATGGAAACCCTTTACTATGAGGTTTAACGTTAGTTACTGCAttactaacaatgagcaatacgttTGTTacagttcattgttagttcatgtttgcTCAGATCcattaaatacattaacatgTACAACTTTTGATTGTAAGATATTAGTAATGAAATGTTAGTTCATGTAGTTAActtatgttaacaaatggaactttattgtaaagttttacaacttaaatttgcttttattttattattattattattcaatttaaatagttatatgcattttaaatacattttattctaAACTATCATTAATATTAATCTCATATTACTGTTATAAATTTTATAgtagttttatatatttctaatttattactGTTTAATATAATTAAGATTCTAAGATTCTAAATTCAGTTCTATTTCTTTAATTctattttatattcatttttgatTCTACATTTTGTATTACCTTAATTTCTATATTTTTCTATTacataatttctttattttaataatcttaTATTTTTCTCTAGTTCTTTTAATTCTAGTTTTATATTCTTTTTTGTTAACATATACAATGACAACAATTAATAAATTAAGGTAATAATGATATcataatctttattttattctagaTTTAATtctattttgttcatttttaattctatatttttattactatatatatatgtatatatatgtatatatatatatataatatatgtatatatgtatatatgtgtgtgtgttctagttctttaattttagttttatttattgtttcatCATTATATTaccttatttttaattaatattttattttaagttaattGTCATTATTGGTTATATCTtatcataatttttaatattttattctagTTCTTTTAATTCCATTCTAGttttatattcattttgatTCTAATTTTAGTAAATAAAGATATTATGGATTAcctaatttatatatttttctattaaattcctttttaatatttttattctattttattctaGTTCTTTAATtctagttttatatatatattttttattgttatatcattatattaccttttttttatctacacatttttattaatattttatcttaaaatattaattgtcattattgatattttttatcgtcatttttaatattttatttaattctagttctttaattcttttatattttgattctatattatttgtattctatttttttctattaagttcCTTTTTTAATATCTTAATTCTAGGTTTTTTTACATCATTATATTACcctatttgtgtattttatatgaaatttctcttatgatttttttaaaactttagtttttttttttttttactttcttattagaaatttacttttatatttagaaaagTGCACAACATTTTTACAGATCCAAGTTGTGATGCACGTTCTGTTTGTCTCTTGCAGCTGGTGTGTTCTGCGCCATCGTGTCTCACCCTGCTGACTCGGTCGTGTCCGTGTTGAACAAAGAGAAGGGAAGCACAGCTGCACAAGTGCTGAAGAAGCTTGGGCCTAAAGGTGTGACTTTTGTCTTTTTCTGAAGATCTCAATTCATTGTTTCACAACCTGATCAACACGCTCCTTAGATCCACCTCTGGGGAGTTTCTCCGCTCCGGTTCTGTTCTGCTCTCTCTCTGGGAGCGGCAGGATTGGGCCGGAGGCTCCCAGCAGCTTCACTGCTGTACAGTCAGAGGTGCTTGAGTCATTGGCGTGTGAGATCAGTCTACCTGCTTACCCAGCATCCTCTCTGCCCTGAACCTTCTCAGGAAAACAGCAGGGCAGAACCGCTGGAGAGCAGACAATCTATTCAAATAAGAGAATACAGCAATTGTTTTACATTGTTGTTACCAaatcagctttttttttaaattcctaTCCACCCTCTTGACTTGTGTGTTGTTTTCCAGGCGTGTGGAAGGGTCTGGTCGCCCGTATCATCATGATCGGTACCCTGACGGCCCTGCAGTGGTTCATCTACGACTCCGTGAAGGTCTACTTCCGCCTGCCCCGCCCTCCTCCCCCCGAGATGCCCGAGTCCCTCAAGAAGAAGCTCGGCCTCACAGAGTAGATCCACAGATCGATCGCCCACCTTCCCCTCCGACAGCTGCACACCTCCTGTTTTCTATATTTAAGTCTGTCCTGAGCCCCACTCACCCCGACATCATGATGATGAAGGGGAACCGCTCTCCTTCACAGGCAGTTCCATGTCTCAATAGTCTATATAAAAGGATTGTGATCTGAATGAATGCCGTCTGGTTTTAACTTCTGACATCTGTTGTGTCAGTAGTACAATAAAGCGCTACCTGGATATTATACACAAGAAGTGTGgtctcttcattttttttttttttttttttcatgtttttcatcTATAAACTGAGTTGTAACAACCAACATTGCTCTACGGATTATACATTTCAAGAATTTTCTATCTATATTTCTTTGTGTATCATAACATTTGAAATCTCTGCAGCAGTGTAAATGTCATGGTGTTACAGAAATTTAAGGCAAACGCAGTAAATGTTGCAGTAACTGTCTATGGCCAGTAGGGGGCAGTgtggtttttttgttttgttttttcacaaaaagggttctctatttttattatgtatgaGTGGTGTCAGTTATTTTTACTGTATGAAAACAGTCCATCTGgaaattgttatatttttatttatgataATTATAAACACTAGTTTGTAGTACAAATGTTGTTACCTGTTATTTACCTATAGTGGTCAGTGCAacggaagttttttttttaaatctataatttattaaaatacaccatttaatggttaaataagaggtaaaatatatatagcaTAGTATAATTAAAccgataattaaaataaaatgctaatATTACTGAAGTGACATCAATATGTGGTTGACAATATATAGCCAAAGACTAGATATAGAATAAGACTGTTCATTCCTATAAAtaatgaatgggagaaactgggacgcacaatatggcggaatatgtTCCGCCTtataagtaaaagagccaatcgctgattgataaagtaagaccttcgttaatcttcggaacacaaattaagatattttagttgaaatccgatggctcagtgaggcctccatagggagcaatgacatttcctctctcaagatccattaatgtactaaaaacatatttaaatcagttcatgtgagtacagtggttcaatattaatattataaagtgacgagaatatttttggtgctccaaaaaaacaaaacttatttagtgatggccgatttcaaaacactgcttcaggaagcattggagcgttatgaatcagcgtgtagAATCAGctattcggagcgccaaagtcacgtgatttcagccgtttggcggtttgacacgcgatctgaatcatgattcgatacgctgattcataacgatccgaagcttcctgaagcagtgttttgaaatcgcccatcaccctatgcaggcctcactgagccatcggatttcaactaaaatatcttaatttgtgttccgaagacgaaCTAAGgtgtgggacgacatgaggttgagtaataaattacattattttcatttttttgtgaactaaccctttaaagggacttATACATCGGCAATTAGATCGGCACAATGTAGCTACATCTTAAATATTGTTATTACgatattattgttatttgaCAATCATGCGGATTTTGCTTGCTGTATGTCAAGAGTAGGCTATTTAATTAGTAATTTATCTGCTATCTGACCCTGTCACTCATAAGTAAGGCTAATTAGAAAGTGACATGTGTCAATATAGGCTACATGAACTATGCTAATTCACGGCTTCACCTGTGCGCCTGACCAGGACCAATGTCGCGTGATCCCTCGTTTGTTTTAATCTCCCCGTGTGTTTTAGCGGCTGTACAGCAGATGGCAGCGGATTACAGTAACTCCATTAGCCTGGCACAGGAGCGGGCACTGCACTGACTGCACACGGACACACTGCGGTGGTGCCCTAATATAAACAACAGTAACATGCTCGTCTCATGGTGGTATCTCTACCTGGGCGCGCAGAGCCTCTACAGACAAGGTAAGACTGACATGTGCGTGTGTTTCAGTAAGAGTGGATGCAGAAATATAGTCTTGAATGACCTTGACTGGACACGATAGGAGCGTCACGTGAGGAACAGAGTTTGTTTGAGTGTATATAGGACAGGACGTGTGTGTTTGTCCACATCTCTGGAGGAGTGTCCTGTAAGTGACCTTGATCTGTAGCTACTGACCAGCAGTAGATAAACAGGAAGCAGGTTGCTGCATTACAGCAGATTTCTTGTGATGCTTGTGTGATTTACTGAAGAGCATCTGTACAGGTGAGGTCTTGCTGTGCCACATGCTGCTGGATTTCTGTATATCATCTGTGATGGTTTTAGTTATGAGATGAGGTTATAGGATTCTCCATTTCTGTTGACTGAGGACAGTGTTTTGGGAATTGTTGCTTGGTGAAGTTTTTAATTGTTCAGGCAAAACTTAATCCGGGACTAATTTAACCAGCATGTTCTCTTGAGATTTGCTTGCTTCACCACAAATTAACCTCGTATTTTACTTccaaattctttaaaatattcctCAGACTTCATTCGGTATGCAAAGATTTTGGTTATACTTTATTTTCAGGTGTccatgttacagtgtaattatacaatactgattaatattaattaactataaGTACTTACTTTAGGATTAGGATaatggtttggtttagggttatttgcatgtaattatgcataatttactacttttactacttttttaattgttttttttcccccagaatAATAAGTTTTATATAGAGGAAGCATGTTTGTATCAATgagataatatttttaataattcattttttattctatgtttcactttatttttaatttgtagtTAAAATATgcctctatatatatatatatatatatatatatatatatatatatatatatatatatatatatatgcatattttatatatatatatatatagtttttattagtgctgtcaaatagattaataatgattatttgcatctaacataaaagtttgtaaatatataatgtgtgtgtgtatatgtatatatatatatatatatatatatatatatatatatatatatatatatatatatatatatatatatacacacacatttcaatgaatatatatatatatatatataatttatatattttatatattaataaataagacaaaatatatgtacagtatattatatacatatatacatataaataacatATATTATAGTTgaaaattagtgctgtcaaatcgattaatcgcatctaacaaaagtttggaaatttgtgtatatacatttttaatgaatatatataatttataaatttgatatattaataaataatatatattaatatatgtgcagtatattaaatacatatatacatataaataacataaaagtTGCAAATTAGTGCcttcaaatcgattaatcatgaCTAACTGCATCtaacaaaagtttgtaaatatatatgcagacacacacacacacacaaatatatacgcAATACAGAAACATTTATGTgagatatatataaatttatgtgtatatatatatatatatatataatgtgtgtgtgcatgtttttttcaagtattGAAAATGTTTAAGTAACATGATAATTGTAATAACCCTGAGAGGTAGATCAATTAATCTTGTGAGAACTTACTGGGAAATATGAGTTTATATTGAGATAGCTGACTTTTGATTCAGATCACAAACTAGTGTCATTGCCATCGAAGAGAAATAATTGAGATATTACGCAGATGTCGGCTGAATTTCTATGTTCTGATTTTATTCCTCTGCAGTGTTGAATATGGCATCCGTCCTGCAGAAGCTCATCACTCCTCTGTTCAGCGGGCCGGCTGAACCGCCGAGGAACAAAGTGACGGTGGTCGGTGTGGGACAGGTTGGCATGGCCTGTGCCGTCAGCATTCTGCTGCGGGTGAGACTGTAACACACTCACACGGTCGTCATGAAGT from Chanodichthys erythropterus isolate Z2021 chromosome 24, ASM2448905v1, whole genome shotgun sequence includes these protein-coding regions:
- the slc25a3b gene encoding solute carrier family 25 member 3b isoform X2; its protein translation is MYPSTLTQLARANPFSAPLFTLQRADEPQTHSPVQKRRLAAAAVAEGDSCEFGSQKYLMLCGFGGILSCGTTHTAVVPLDLVKCRMQVDPAKYKSIFNGFSVTIREDGMRGLAKGWAPTFIGYSMQGLCKFGFYEVFKILYGDLLGEENAYLWRTSLYLAASASAEFFADIALAPMEACKVRIQTQPGYANTLRECAPKMYAEEGLWAFYKGVVPLWMRQIPYTMMKFACFERTVELLYKYVVPKPRSECSKSEQLVVTFVAGYIAGVFCAIVSHPADSVVSVLNKEKGSTAAQVLKKLGPKGVWKGLVARIIMIGTLTALQWFIYDSVKVYFRLPRPPPPEMPESLKKKLGLTE
- the slc25a3b gene encoding solute carrier family 25 member 3b isoform X1, with the translated sequence MYPSTLTQLARANPFSAPLFTLQRADEPQTHSPVQKRRLAAAAVAETATGDSCEFGSGKYYALCGFGGILSCGITHTAVVPLDLVKCRLQVDPAKYKSIFNGFSVTIREDGMRGLAKGWAPTFIGYSMQGLCKFGFYEVFKILYGDLLGEENAYLWRTSLYLAASASAEFFADIALAPMEACKVRIQTQPGYANTLRECAPKMYAEEGLWAFYKGVVPLWMRQIPYTMMKFACFERTVELLYKYVVPKPRSECSKSEQLVVTFVAGYIAGVFCAIVSHPADSVVSVLNKEKGSTAAQVLKKLGPKGVWKGLVARIIMIGTLTALQWFIYDSVKVYFRLPRPPPPEMPESLKKKLGLTE